From a region of the Corallococcus coralloides DSM 2259 genome:
- a CDS encoding pectinacetylesterase family protein yields MSLLALSAPVGAAHAEVLVEGIVDVLVDGGNTYPWQKVTLPGLKCGNGSQYKFFVHKTNSPNLLFMMEGGGACWDYDSCSGRLGILGAANPNGIADDYMTQFTAKYVSPIVNGADPGLPFRDRRDIVTKGWNIVYLPYCTGDVHIGNNAKTYVDTTGGQAPLTWYHNGYNNTLAAANYAKQNFPNVQKLLVTGYSAGGTSTSAGYYFIRKAVNPAKGYMINDSGPIFMAPNANSLSRPLHNQIRSSWNLDSVFSQLPASFNINDMGSINKMVATEFPNDQLAYTGYTLDYNYSRYSYERFKTPNDQASIHAYWKQDQDAFVNELNKYNNFSYFIPHHRAINQSHCSTIITFVGAHACQRMEKKYWYEYIDSPWQSWACHSEMVPMDVFLSRFINNNQRIRIYEPANNYNNEDAGMSILAPLINGALGG; encoded by the coding sequence ATGAGCCTTCTGGCCCTCTCCGCCCCCGTGGGCGCCGCGCATGCCGAAGTGCTGGTGGAAGGCATCGTCGACGTGCTGGTGGACGGCGGCAATACCTACCCCTGGCAGAAGGTGACGCTGCCCGGCCTGAAGTGTGGCAACGGCTCGCAGTACAAGTTCTTCGTGCACAAGACGAACTCGCCCAACCTGCTGTTCATGATGGAGGGCGGTGGCGCGTGCTGGGACTACGATTCCTGTAGCGGCCGCCTGGGCATCCTGGGCGCGGCGAACCCCAACGGCATCGCCGACGACTACATGACGCAGTTCACGGCCAAGTACGTGTCCCCCATCGTCAACGGGGCGGACCCGGGCCTGCCCTTCCGCGACCGCCGGGACATCGTCACCAAGGGCTGGAACATCGTCTACCTGCCGTACTGCACGGGCGACGTGCACATCGGCAACAACGCCAAGACGTACGTGGACACCACCGGCGGCCAGGCGCCGCTGACCTGGTACCACAACGGCTACAACAACACGCTGGCCGCGGCGAACTACGCCAAGCAGAACTTCCCCAACGTGCAGAAGCTGCTGGTGACGGGCTACAGCGCGGGCGGCACGTCCACCTCCGCCGGGTACTACTTCATCCGCAAGGCCGTCAACCCGGCCAAGGGGTACATGATCAACGACTCCGGCCCCATCTTCATGGCGCCGAACGCGAACTCCCTGTCGCGCCCGCTGCACAACCAGATCCGCTCGTCGTGGAACCTGGACTCGGTGTTCAGCCAGCTGCCGGCCAGCTTCAACATCAACGACATGGGCTCCATCAACAAGATGGTGGCCACGGAGTTCCCGAACGACCAGCTCGCGTACACGGGCTACACGCTGGACTACAACTACTCGCGCTATTCGTATGAGCGCTTTAAGACGCCCAACGACCAGGCGTCCATCCACGCGTACTGGAAGCAGGACCAGGATGCGTTCGTGAACGAGCTGAACAAGTACAACAACTTCAGCTATTTCATCCCGCACCACCGCGCCATCAACCAAAGCCACTGCAGCACCATCATCACGTTCGTGGGCGCGCACGCCTGCCAGCGGATGGAGAAGAAGTACTGGTACGAGTACATCGACAGCCCGTGGCAGTCCTGGGCCTGCCACAGCGAGATGGTCCCCATGGACGTCTTCCTGTCGCGCTTCATCAACAACAACCAGCGCATCCGCATCTACGAGCCGGCCAACAACTACAACAACGAGGACGCGGGCATGAGCATCCTCGCGCCCCTCATCAACGGCGCGCTCGGCGGGTAG
- a CDS encoding ATP-binding domain-containing protein, with protein sequence MAGQEQELSPEALALIAEEEALLSRVQQALAEARRQAAERTLDTQGLMAQLAVLRDDATTAHAADLPHVFTQMNEVRSMLERQEAVPLPDAHAPYFAHLRLSGPTGARDYLLGRTSFANLSAGVRVIDWRFAPVARVFYNYEEGDAFEEYFGDRLSEGEVEARRLVIIEKGVLTRISTGPYLLQRDSHGRWHSRGRDAASVLAGGSGTAARPGFLGVGRGETHVEDAFGVTALLDAEQYAAVSTGPEQPLLVLGSAGSGKTTVALHRLAKVVFDDAKTFPQARTKVVVPEEGLARLTRRLLAPLGLGKVSVETLEAWSLATARSAFSVPGIKLSPDTPALVSRFKRHPALRRALAGRVPVFKGKALPPTLDRLRIKLADAYMDRAFLEAVVADAKGELPRTVVAEVMEHTRQQTATPLSRQYKGFDEDRLVTVDGRAIEADTPDALAGTVDADDLPVLMFLKAQRGALGAERLAHVVLDEAEDFSLFELFVVSQLLGDSRSCTLAGDEVQQTTAGFAGWDAALDELGIRDAATCRLQVSYRCPRPVVELAQHVLGTQSPATAAKAGREGAPVGFHHFPDEAQAWLFLGDALRDLVLREPHASVGVIASSREAAQSFHRVIREMPWARLVLEGDFSFEPGVDVTDVDNVKGLEFDYVVLPDVTARAYPADDEARRRLHVAVTRSSHQLWVASSAVRSPLIRTFPGADALSQG encoded by the coding sequence ATGGCCGGCCAGGAGCAGGAGCTGTCGCCCGAGGCGCTCGCGCTCATCGCCGAGGAAGAGGCCCTGCTGTCACGCGTCCAGCAGGCGCTGGCGGAGGCGCGCCGTCAGGCCGCGGAACGCACGCTGGACACGCAGGGGCTGATGGCCCAGCTGGCGGTGCTGCGCGATGACGCCACCACGGCGCACGCCGCGGACCTGCCGCACGTCTTCACCCAGATGAACGAGGTGCGCTCCATGCTGGAGCGGCAGGAGGCCGTCCCGCTGCCGGACGCGCACGCCCCCTACTTCGCGCACCTGCGCCTGTCCGGGCCCACGGGCGCGCGCGACTACCTGCTCGGCCGCACCAGCTTCGCCAACCTCTCCGCTGGCGTGCGCGTCATCGACTGGAGGTTCGCCCCCGTCGCCCGCGTCTTCTACAACTACGAGGAGGGCGACGCGTTCGAGGAGTACTTCGGCGACCGGCTCTCCGAAGGCGAAGTGGAGGCGCGCCGGCTGGTCATCATCGAGAAGGGCGTCCTCACCCGCATCAGCACCGGCCCCTACCTGCTCCAGCGCGACTCACACGGCCGCTGGCACTCGCGCGGCCGTGACGCGGCCTCCGTGCTCGCGGGCGGCAGCGGCACCGCCGCGCGGCCGGGCTTCCTGGGCGTGGGCCGGGGCGAAACCCACGTGGAGGACGCCTTCGGCGTGACGGCGCTCCTGGACGCGGAGCAGTACGCCGCCGTCAGCACCGGCCCGGAGCAGCCGCTGCTGGTGCTGGGCAGCGCGGGCAGCGGCAAGACGACGGTGGCGCTGCACCGGCTGGCCAAGGTCGTCTTCGACGACGCGAAGACATTCCCGCAGGCGCGCACCAAGGTCGTCGTCCCGGAGGAGGGCCTGGCCCGGCTCACGCGCCGGCTGCTCGCGCCGCTGGGCCTGGGCAAGGTGTCCGTGGAGACGCTGGAGGCCTGGTCGCTGGCCACCGCGAGAAGCGCCTTCAGCGTGCCGGGCATCAAGCTGTCCCCGGACACGCCCGCGCTCGTCTCGCGCTTCAAGCGCCACCCCGCCCTGCGCCGCGCGCTGGCCGGCCGCGTGCCCGTGTTCAAGGGCAAGGCGCTGCCCCCCACGCTGGACCGGCTGCGCATCAAGCTGGCGGACGCGTACATGGACCGCGCCTTCCTGGAGGCCGTGGTGGCGGACGCGAAGGGAGAGCTGCCGCGCACCGTGGTGGCGGAGGTGATGGAGCACACCCGGCAGCAGACCGCCACGCCGCTGTCGCGCCAGTACAAGGGCTTCGACGAGGACCGGCTCGTCACCGTGGACGGGCGCGCGATTGAAGCGGACACGCCGGACGCGCTCGCGGGCACCGTGGACGCGGACGACCTGCCCGTCCTCATGTTCCTCAAGGCGCAGCGGGGCGCCCTGGGCGCGGAGCGGCTCGCCCACGTGGTGCTGGACGAGGCGGAGGACTTCTCCCTCTTCGAGCTCTTCGTCGTCAGCCAGCTGCTCGGAGACAGCCGCAGCTGCACGCTCGCCGGGGACGAGGTGCAACAGACGACGGCGGGCTTCGCCGGCTGGGACGCCGCCCTGGACGAGCTGGGCATCCGCGACGCCGCCACCTGCCGGCTCCAGGTGTCCTACCGCTGCCCGCGCCCGGTGGTGGAGCTGGCGCAGCACGTCCTGGGCACCCAGTCCCCCGCCACCGCCGCGAAGGCTGGCCGCGAGGGCGCCCCCGTGGGCTTCCACCACTTCCCCGACGAGGCCCAGGCGTGGCTCTTCCTGGGAGACGCCCTGCGCGACCTGGTGCTGCGTGAGCCGCACGCGTCGGTGGGCGTCATCGCCAGCAGCCGCGAGGCCGCCCAGTCCTTCCACCGCGTCATCCGGGAGATGCCCTGGGCGCGGCTGGTGCTGGAGGGCGACTTCTCCTTCGAGCCCGGCGTGGACGTGACGGACGTGGACAACGTGAAGGGCCTGGAGTTCGACTACGTCGTCCTGCCGGACGTCACCGCGCGCGCCTACCCCGCGGACGACGAGGCCCGCCGCAGGCTGCACGTGGCCGTCACCCGCTCCTCCCACCAGCTGTGGGTGGCCTCCTCCGCCGTGCGCTCCCCGCTCATCCGCACCTTCCCCGGCGCGGACGCGTTGAGTCAGGGCTGA